The Penicillium oxalicum strain HP7-1 chromosome VI, whole genome shotgun sequence genome window below encodes:
- a CDS encoding Cysteine synthase 1, translating to MFRQSIRRFGTTSLRAAVGGSPYTVRVSAAQGVVNGLTEAIGNTPLIRLKRLSEETGCNVLGKAEFQNPGGSVKDRAALFVVEDAEKKGLLRPGGTVVEGTAGNTGIGLAHVCRSKGYKLVIYMPNTQSQGKIDLLRLLGAEVYPVPAVAFDNPQNYNHQARRHAESLDNAVWTNQFDNIANRQAHIETTGPEIWAQTGGKIDAFTCATGTGGTLAGTTRFLKEASDGRVKSFLADPPGSVLHSFIQSGGKLTDRSGGSITEGIGQGRVTDNLQPDIDLLDGSLNISDEKTIEMVYRCLDEEGLYLGASSALNVVAAKEVAEKMGKGSTVVTILCDGAYRYADRLFSNTWLESKNLRSAIPKHLEKYIVLS from the exons ATGTTCCGTCAAAGTATCAGACGCTTTGGAACGACCAGCCTACGAGCGGCCGTCGGGGGCTCCCCTTATACCGTGCGTGTGTCGGCGGCCCAGGGTGTAGTGAACGGACTGACGGAAG CTATCGGCAATACGCCTCTTATCCGATTGAAGCGTCTTTCCGAAGAAACCGGATGCAATGTATTGGGCAAAGCCGAATTTCAGAATCCCGGCGGCAGCGTCAAGGATCGTGCTGCCTTGTTCGTGGTAGAAgatgccgagaagaagggactTTTGCGCCCTGGCGGTACTGTCGTGGAAGGTACCGCTGGAAACACAGGAATCGGTCTGGCGCATGTGTGTCGGTCCAAGGGCTACAAGCTGGTGATCTACATGCCCAACACTCAATCACAGGGCAAGATTGACCTTCTTCGCCTGCTCGGTGCAGAGGTCTACCCCGTTCCAGCTGTGGCTTTCGACAACCCTCAAAACTACAATCATCAGGCGCGTCGACATGCCGAATCTCTGGATAACGCTGTGTGGACAAATCAGTTCGACAACATTGCCAATCGCCAAGCGCATATCGAAACGACTGGTCCAGAAATTTGGGCTCAGACGGGCGGCAAGATTGACGCCTTCACTTGTGCTACTGGAACGGGTGGAACCTTAGCCGGAACTACTCGATTCCTCAAGGAAGCCAGCGATGGCAGAGTCAAGAGTTTCTTGGCTGATCCCCCCGGCAGTGTCCTGCACAGCTTCATCCAGAGTGGTGGCAAGTTGACCGACCGCTCTGGAGGCAGTATCACCGAGGGCATTGGTCAGGGACGTGTGACCGACAACCTGCAGCCTGATATTGATCTTTTGGATGGCTCTTTGAACATTTCCGACGAAAAGACTATCGAAATGGTCTATCGCTGCCTTGATGAGGAGGGTCTCTACCTGGGAGCCAGCTCCGCACTGAATGTTGTGGCCGCCAAGGAAGTCGCCGAGAAGATGGGCAAGGGCAGTACCGTGGTGACGATTCTCTGTGACGGAGCTTACCGCTATGCTGATCGGTTGTTTTCCAACACATGGCTGGAGTCCAAGAACTTGCGGTCAGCCATCCCCAAGCATTTGGAGAAGTACATTGTTTTGTCCTGA
- a CDS encoding Glutaredoxin-like protein, translating to MAPNYLTRLTFFTRAGCGLCDTAKNTVVQLRKRRPFEYIEKDIMDSRNKCWKDVYEFDVPVLHIQSIKDGLPQEAQLSDARKLFHRWTEQELEKVVDEAEK from the coding sequence ATGGCACCCAATTATCTCACTCGCCTGACATTTTTTACTCGAGCCGGTTGCGGCTTGTGCGATACTGCTAAAAACACCGTCGTCCAGCTTCGAAAGCGACGTCCATTCGAGTATATTGAGAAGGACATCATGGATTCGCGAAACAAGTGTTGGAAGGATGTTTATGAATTCGATGTTCCAGTCTTACACATACAGTCCATCAAGGATGGTCTTCCTCAGGAAGCTCAATTATCTGATGCCCGGAAATTGTTCCATCGGTGGACTGAGCAAGAATTGGAGAAGGTGGTCGATGAAGCCGAGAAATGA
- a CDS encoding putative lipase atg15: MARLQHSRARQKGKPNMWSVLISALVLPQAVKSFDNSPAVQLPILPPPAPLDQPALSSEPYQFSLRHIFHRGTHRHPDLYERLDIEPSTRLLLLSEDGTSEESSEDEAPLVASSNPVTIQRLADRRVSVIQEHLSAARVSGMATASSPADWVMDTIPGPNVSDKNTVMTFARMTANDYIEVPGTEDWQNIHGPFNYSNSFGWKLDGLRGHIYADQTNSTVVVSLKGTSPALFDGAGTTTNDKVNDNLFFSCCCGQGGSYLWRQVCDCQTATYTANLTCIVEAMNDENKYYKAAIELYSNVTEVYPNAKVWLTGHSLGGAMASLLGLTFGLPTVTFEAVPEALPAARLGIPSPPGHDSLLPQKRGFTGAYHFGHTADPVYMGTCNGINSLCTWGGYAMESACHTGQMCTYDTVGDRGWRVGLGTHKIRNVIRDVIKVYDDVPSCAPEEECYDCVLWKFFKSNGSEITTTTTKTTASPTLTRTSTCKTPGWWGCLDDSTTATATTSTTTTSEITTTMTTTTCQTPGWFGCNDPTTTTVPVTTTSSSSTSTCHTPGWFGCNDPTTTTNHMVTPAPTMTAPSPAKSSSTCHNPGWFGCRDPVSATTSV; encoded by the exons ATGGCTCGTCTTCAGCACTCTCGAGCTCGACAAAAGGGTAAACCAAATATGTGGTCTGTATTGATTTCAGCACTTGTACTGCCGCAGGCTGTGAAGTCCTTCGACAACTCGCCTGCGGTACAGCTCCCCATTCTTCCGCCACCGGCGCCCTTGGACCAGCCGGCGCTGTCCTCCGAGCCATATCAGTTT TCACTCCGTCATATATTCCACCGCGGAACACATCGACATCCCGACTTATATGAAAGACTCGATATTGAACCCAGCACCCGCTTGTTGCTTCTATCGGAAGATGGCACCAGTGAGGAGTCCTCCGAGGATGAAGCGCCCTTGGTCGCTTCTTCGAACCCCGTCACAATACAGCGCTTGGCAGATCGACGAGTTTCTGTGATTCAAGAACATTTGAGTGCTGCACGGGTATCAGGCATGGCAACGGCGTCGTCACCAGCGGATTGGGTTATGGATACGATCCCTGGGCCAAACGTCAGCGATAAGAATACCGTCATGACATTTGCGCGAATGACAGCGAATGATTATATTGAAGTTCCCGGAACAGAGGACTGGCAAAACATTCATGGGCCATTCAACTATTCCAATAGTTTTGGATGGAAGCTCGATGGTCTTCGTGGTCATATCTATGCCGACCAGACTAACAGCACGGTCGTGGTGTCTCTGAAAGGGACTTCTCCTGCGTTATTCGACGGAGCCGGGACCACTACTAATGACAAAGTCAACGACAACTTGTTCTTCAGCTGTTGTTGTGGGCAAGGAGGCTCGTATTTGTGGCGGCAGGTCTGTGACTGCCAAACCGCCACTTACACCGCCAACTTGACTTGTATAGTCGAGGCTATGAACGACGAGAATAAGTACTATAAAGCAGCCATCGAGCTCTACTCCAACGTGACCGAAGTATATCCCAACGCCAAGGTTTGGTTGACCGGTCATTCTTTGGGAGGTGCTATGGCCAGTCTTCTGGGCCTAACGTTCGGTCTCCCAACTGTTACCTTTGAGGCGGTTCCTGAGGCTTTGCCTGCGGCTCGACTTGGTATTCCAAGTCCTCCCGGACATGACTCTCTCCTGCCTCAAAAACGAGGCTTCACAGGCGCATATCATTTTGGACATACGGCAGATCCAGTGTATATGGGCACGTGCAACGGAATCAACTCCCTTTGCACCTGGGGTGGATATGCGATGGAATCTGCTTGTCACACCGGCCAAATGTGCACATACGATACTGTCGGGGACAGAGGCTGGCGGGTGGGCTTGGGCACCCATAAAATCAGGAACGTTATTCGGGACGTCATTAAAGTCTACGACGATGTACCGTCCTGTGCGCCCGAGGAAGAGTGCTATGACTGTGTCTTGTGGAAGTTCTTCAAAAGCAATGGCTCTGAGATTACAACTACGACTACCAAGACTACGGCCTCTCCCACGCTCACGCGGACTTCCACCTGCAAAACTCCAGGCTGGTGGGGTTGTCTCGATGACTCGACCACAGCCACGGCTACCACTTCAACTACTACGACTTCTGAAATTACTACCACCATGACAACGACGACATGTCAAACGCCAGGATGGTTTGGTTGTAACGACCCGACAACAACAACTGTGCCTGTGACCACTACGTCCAGCTCGTCGACTTCCACGTGTCATACCCCTGGCTGGTTCGGGTGCAACGACCCAACAACCACAACCAACCACATGGTGACGCCAGCACCAACAATGACAGCGCCATCCCCTGCAAAGAGCTCCTCGACTTGTCACAATCCAGGGTGGTTTGGATGTCGAGACCCAGTGTCCGCAACGACCAGCGTCTGA
- a CDS encoding Calcium permeable stress-gated cation channel 1, which produces MSLTTSAASALFTTLIQNSDDGDHPRRWGDQTKESRDLYTQFVISSALGLGAFLSFCVLRPKWTELYAARRRQRCAASALPELPDSFFGWIPVLYRITEDEVLQSAGLDAYVFLSFFKFAIRLLLYIFFFAVTVILPLHYKYTGKYGVPDWDDFRPPRNDSMNAISLFGKDKDKDKLVTDPGYIWIYVLFPYIFSGLAIYLLLQETNKIIRTRQSYLGNQTTTTDRTVRLSGIPSELISEDKIKEFVEGLRVGKVESVTLCRKWGELDRLIDERMDILRKLERAWTKHLGYKRPRGDNNTLPLTRQPQYTRARLSLEVDDENARLLDGIDHDHVLDYGQTRPKTRVWYGPLKLRYRLVDEIDYYEEKLRKIDEKVTHARTKVFPPTEIAFVTMESIAASQMLAQATLDPHPMQMFARLAPAPADIVWKNTYLSRSRRMTQAWSITIIIGLFTIFWSVLLLPIAGLLELDTLRKFIPALAQTLAEHPILKSLVSTGLPTLAFSLLTVAVPYIYEWLSNNQGMMSRGDIELSVISKNFFFSFFNLFLLFTVFGTATSFYKFWEHLRDAFKDATTIAFALATSLESFTQFYINLLVLQGLGLFPFRLLEFGNVALYPLQFFRAKTPREYAELSTPPKFSYGFSIPQTILALIICIVYSVFPSSWLICLFGLVYFSIGQFIYKYQLLYAMDHQQHSTGRAWPMICNRVYVGLVVYQLAMIGVLALRGAITRSLLLVPLLGFTVWFSYWFARSYEPLMKFIALKSINRDNPGGGDVSPSLSSTFSPPMGMDRDALPIRIGSQELGLRLKKYVNPSLILPLYDAWLPGSSPDQVNGGSPAEHPDLADIVSI; this is translated from the exons ATGTCACTGACGACATCAGCAGCAAGCGCATTGTTCACTACTCTCATTCAAAATTCCGACGATGGCGACCACCCCCGGCGCTGGGGAGATCAGACCAAGGAATCGCGAGATTTATACACTCAGTTTGTGATCAGTTCCGCCTTGGGACTGGGCGCATTTCTATCATTTTGT GTGCTGAGACCGAAATGGACAGAGCTCTACGCTGCGCGAAGGCGACAGCGTTGTGCTGCTTCCGCCCTTCCGGAGTTACCGGACAGCTTCTTCGGATGGATTCCGGTACTCTACCGGATCACAGAGGACGAGGTCCTGCAGTCCGCTGGGCTGGATGCGTACGTG ttcctttccttcttcaaaTTTGCAATCCGGCTTTTACTgtacatcttcttcttcgccgtGACCGTGATTCTTCCGCTTCATTACAAGTACACCGGAAAGTATGGTGTACCCGACTGGGATGACTTCCGACCTCCGCGCAATGATTCGATGAACGCAATCAGTCTCTTTGGCAAAGACAAGGATAAGGACAAACTGGTGACTGATCCGGGATACATTTGGATCTATGTGCTTTTCCCATATATCTTCAGCGGCCTGGCCATCTACCTCTTGCTTCAAGAAACGAACAAGATCATCCGCACGAGACAGTCGTATCTTGGAAATCAAACCACAACCACGGATCGCACTGTGCGACTCTCGGGGATTCCGTCGGAATTGATCAGCGAAGATAAGATTAAAGAGTTTGTGGAGGGCCTTCGCGTTGGCAAAGTCGAATCCGTTACACTCTGTCGGAAATGGGGCGAGCTTGACCGACTGATTGATGAGCGGATGGACATTCTTCGCAAGTTGGAGCGTGCCTGGACAAAGCATCTCGGATATAAACGCCCTCGAGGCGACAACAATACCCTGCCTCTCACACGTCAACCACAGTACACGCGAGCACGGCTAAGCTTAGAAGTCGACGACGAGAATGCACGGCTACTGGACGGCATCGACCACGATCATGTCCTGGACTATGGTCAGACGAGACCAAAGACTCGGGTCTGGTATGGCCCCCTCAAATTACGTTATCGACTGGTCGATGAGATCGACTATTACGAAGAAAAACTTCGAAAGATTGACGAGAAGGTCACACATGCTCGTACCAAGGTTTTTCCACCAACGGAGATCGCTTTTGTGACAATGGAATCGATTGCTGCATCTCAAATGCTCGCTCAGGCCACGCTGGACCCTCATCCGATGCAGATGTTTGCTCGACTTGCGCCTGCGCCGGCAGATATTGTTTGGAAAAATACCTATCTCTCACGCTCCCGACGAATGACTCAGGCGTGGTCAATTACTATCATCATTGGATTGTTCACCATCTTCTGGTCTGTGCTCTTGCTTCCCATCGCTGGTCTGCTTGAGCTAGACACTCTTCGCAAGTTCATTCCGGCGCTCGCGCAGACCTTGGCCGAGCATCCCATCTTGAAATCCTTGGTATCGACTGGTTTGCCTACGCTCGCTTTCTCACTCTTGACGGTGGCGGTTCCCTATATTTACGAAT GGTTGTCCAATAACCAAGGGATGATGTCCCGCGGTGACATTGAGCTTTCTGTCATCTCCAAgaatttcttcttctcattctTCAATCTattcctcctcttcaccgTTTTCGGTACCGCCACGTCGTTTTACAAGTTCTGGGAACACTTGCGAGATGCATTCAAGGATGCTACGACAATCGCATTTGCCCTTGCGACCTCATTGGAAAGCTTCACACAGTTCTATATCAATCTCTTGGTTCTTCAAGGATTGGGACTATTTCCCTTCCGGCTGTTGGAGTTTGGAAATGTCGCTTTGTACCCTCTGCAATTCTTCAGAGCCAAGACGCCCCGGGAATACGCCGAGCTGTCAACACCTCCCAAGTTCAGCTACGGCTTTTCCATTCCGCAGACAATCCTTGCACTCATCATCTGCATCGTTTACAGTGTTTTTCCGAGTTCCTGGCTCATCTGTCTGTTCGGTTTGGTTTACTTCTCCATTGGTCAGTTCATTTACAAGTATCAGCTCTTGTATGCGATGGACCACCAGCAGCACTCGACCGGTCGCGCATGGCCGATGATCTGCAATCGCGTGTATGTCGGACTCGTGGTGTATCAGCTCGCCATGATCGGCGTTCTTGCGCTGCGAGGCGCCATCACCCGGTCCTTGCTCCTTGTTCCCCTCCTGGGCTTCACGGTGTGGTTCTCGTACTGGTTTGCACGAAGCTACGAACCCCTCATGAAATTTATCGCCTTGAAGAGCATCAACCGCGATAATCCTGGCGGCGGTGACGTTTCTCCATCCCTCTCATCTACATTCTCCCCACCCATGGGTATGGATCGTGACGCCCTCCCAATTCGCATCGGAAGTCAAGAGCTTGGGCTGCGGTTGAAGAAATATGTCAACCCAAGCCTCATTCTTCCTCTGTACGATGCTTGGCTACCTGGTAGTAGTCCCGATCAAGTTAACGGTGGCTCTCCAGCTGAGCACCCGGACCTTGCGGATATTGTCTCCATTTGA